One window from the genome of Micromonospora aurantiaca ATCC 27029 encodes:
- a CDS encoding nucleotidyltransferase family protein, with protein sequence MRICKAVIPAAGTGSRLWPLTATVPKPMLPIGRTPILEHVISNLRMAGIEEVMVVVDFRRDAIMDYFGDGKALGVDISYVVQGPDLRGSAGAILHAAEWIGDSGFMFASPDCYMGKPATSASPLTALQRLVAAFEQRSVMAIALTEWVPRQMAVGAPALNIPLIASTAADPQDRDPFPIDLSAPAPVSESGRLSVLVPRGYWALSPDMLDVMRRTPVGPDGEVRVSSAARLVTPTKAVWAAPMWPGECSVDIGDWSNFLRISALAAVQDEEYGPEIVKFVSGELSGQRLS encoded by the coding sequence GTGAGGATTTGCAAGGCCGTCATCCCGGCCGCCGGCACCGGGTCGCGCCTGTGGCCACTGACCGCCACCGTGCCCAAGCCGATGCTGCCGATCGGGCGCACCCCCATTCTCGAGCATGTGATCTCCAACCTGCGAATGGCGGGCATCGAGGAGGTCATGGTGGTGGTCGACTTCCGCCGAGACGCGATCATGGACTACTTCGGCGACGGCAAGGCCTTGGGCGTTGATATCTCCTACGTGGTGCAGGGCCCTGATCTGCGTGGGTCGGCGGGTGCGATCCTGCACGCGGCCGAGTGGATCGGTGATTCCGGCTTTATGTTCGCTAGCCCCGACTGCTACATGGGGAAGCCGGCCACCAGCGCCTCTCCGCTGACGGCGCTCCAGCGCCTGGTCGCCGCCTTCGAGCAGCGGTCGGTGATGGCGATTGCACTAACTGAGTGGGTGCCCCGGCAGATGGCCGTCGGGGCACCGGCCCTGAACATTCCACTCATCGCATCCACCGCGGCCGACCCGCAGGACCGTGATCCCTTCCCGATCGATCTGAGCGCGCCCGCACCGGTGAGCGAGAGCGGTCGGCTGAGCGTGCTCGTTCCCCGTGGCTACTGGGCACTGTCGCCCGACATGCTGGACGTCATGCGCCGAACCCCAGTCGGCCCTGACGGCGAGGTGCGCGTCTCCTCGGCGGCGCGGCTGGTCACCCCGACGAAGGCCGTATGGGCCGCGCCGATGTGGCCCGGCGAGTGTTCTGTCGACATCGGGGACTGGTCGAACTTTCTCCGCATTTCCGCCCTCGCGGCCGTGCAGGACGAAGAGTACGGGCCGGAGATTGTCAAGTTCGTCTCAGGGGAGCTCAGTGGCCAACGACTCTCGTGA
- a CDS encoding radical SAM protein: MANDSRESGTREPGPPFAYPSSIDINPTARCNLRCTFCWGPDHDIRDGLDTAEWKDLLSRFRAGGTSAVVFTGGEPLLRRDIGGLLRHASEEGFRVTLSTNGIRLGRHQDLLRYVDEIGIPIDGSNVAVNAKMRQGKLADLAFDAALSALDTVRRAAPAVQITVRTVVSAVNADDIPNIAYLLSDRRPVWDRWKLYQFVAAGIGLDSSDEHQVDNATFRRALAEARTIIGPGHMVGQEQTDRVGRYLFVGPRGELFGVSDSVGYRTIGYWRDVLENASNVPVDLSRNGLHGQISQLEGPDGVQ; the protein is encoded by the coding sequence GTGGCCAACGACTCTCGTGAGAGCGGGACTCGCGAGCCGGGTCCTCCCTTCGCCTATCCCAGCTCTATCGACATCAACCCCACCGCCCGTTGCAACCTTCGGTGCACCTTCTGCTGGGGGCCCGATCACGACATCCGCGACGGGCTCGACACCGCCGAATGGAAAGATTTGCTCTCCCGGTTTAGGGCTGGCGGCACGTCGGCCGTGGTGTTCACGGGGGGCGAGCCGCTGCTGCGCCGAGACATAGGAGGACTCCTGCGGCACGCCTCCGAGGAAGGCTTCCGGGTGACGCTGTCCACCAACGGCATCCGGCTGGGTCGCCACCAGGATCTCCTGCGCTACGTTGACGAGATCGGCATTCCGATCGACGGCTCCAACGTGGCGGTCAACGCTAAGATGCGGCAAGGGAAGTTGGCGGACCTTGCATTCGATGCGGCGCTGAGCGCTCTCGACACCGTCCGAAGGGCCGCGCCAGCGGTGCAAATCACGGTACGCACGGTCGTCAGCGCGGTGAACGCCGATGACATCCCCAACATCGCCTACCTCCTGTCGGACCGGCGGCCGGTATGGGACCGCTGGAAGCTGTACCAGTTCGTCGCGGCAGGCATCGGGCTCGACAGCAGCGACGAGCATCAGGTGGACAATGCCACATTTCGTCGAGCGCTGGCCGAGGCTCGCACCATTATCGGTCCGGGTCACATGGTCGGGCAGGAGCAGACGGACCGGGTGGGCCGATACCTGTTCGTCGGGCCGCGCGGCGAACTCTTCGGGGTGTCCGACTCGGTGGGCTACCGAACCATCGGCTACTGGCGGGACGTTCTCGAGAACGCCTCCAATGTTCCGGTCGACCTGTCCCGCAACGGACTGCACGGCCAGATTTCGCAGCTGGAAGGACCAGATGGAGTGCAGTAG
- a CDS encoding condensation domain-containing protein — MDSLEGQVSQLWCEVLDRPHVDPDDNFFDLGGDSLLAIRLARRAQQRGLSIGLPEIFECANLRQFVELATRNSDAGSDRDEVVPFALTPIQQLSLARTTRLNDLTVAQLLTIHEAVTEGQVLAALGAVVARHGSLRSRIDVTATPPRQQIVAVADHQLPVRVVEVPPDRHYAVRATADEARAEVDLATASVAVFRILAHGGRPWGLLAVLHHLMFDGLSWDVIHADLEEALQRARQGLAAQPRPATSMRAWVSFAINHTTSDEAARYLTYWRGRPWDRLPDALRSSDVHPRPLAEIATIRSTCAVADEARRRRLRQRGYETVITSAINMGLVTVLGATATLIDVVINGRDQIRSGPDLSRTVGWLAEYVSTFFDLGDAVSPPRVLSATARSLADIPGSRLIGRWARDHYPDPAVRSELRDMPEPAVSLNLRLVDDAGTCASVLRLADVDLGIGLSGGERQPYMLKVVCDLSGEVLSTQFRYHPGELATPVVQLLVEEYERMISFVLDQDPAEEHEPGQQSGCFPLIATEADTNDDF; from the coding sequence ATGGATAGTCTCGAGGGGCAGGTCAGCCAGCTGTGGTGCGAGGTGTTGGACCGTCCACACGTGGATCCAGACGACAACTTCTTCGACCTTGGCGGCGACTCGCTCTTAGCCATTAGGTTGGCCAGGCGTGCCCAGCAGCGGGGCCTGTCGATCGGACTGCCGGAGATCTTCGAGTGCGCCAACCTGCGCCAGTTTGTCGAACTCGCCACGAGGAATAGCGATGCGGGCAGCGACCGCGACGAGGTCGTTCCGTTCGCGCTCACGCCCATTCAGCAGCTATCCCTGGCCAGGACGACCCGGCTGAACGATTTGACGGTCGCGCAGCTACTGACCATCCATGAGGCCGTTACCGAGGGGCAGGTTCTGGCGGCCCTCGGCGCCGTCGTTGCGCGGCACGGATCGTTGCGTTCCCGGATCGACGTGACTGCGACGCCACCTCGGCAGCAGATCGTGGCGGTCGCCGATCACCAGTTGCCGGTTCGTGTGGTGGAAGTGCCGCCGGACCGGCACTACGCCGTCCGCGCGACGGCGGACGAGGCGCGCGCCGAGGTCGACCTGGCGACAGCCAGCGTCGCGGTCTTCCGGATCCTCGCCCACGGTGGACGGCCGTGGGGGCTGTTGGCCGTCCTGCACCACCTCATGTTCGACGGGCTGAGCTGGGATGTTATCCACGCCGACCTAGAGGAGGCGCTGCAGCGGGCACGGCAGGGCCTGGCCGCCCAGCCGAGGCCGGCGACCTCGATGAGGGCGTGGGTGAGCTTCGCGATCAACCACACCACGTCAGATGAGGCGGCGCGGTACCTGACCTACTGGCGTGGGCGTCCGTGGGATCGGTTACCCGACGCGCTGCGGTCAAGCGATGTGCACCCACGTCCCCTCGCGGAGATCGCCACCATCCGTTCAACCTGCGCGGTGGCTGACGAGGCTCGACGTCGTCGTTTGCGGCAGCGGGGGTACGAAACCGTGATCACGAGTGCGATCAACATGGGACTCGTCACGGTGCTCGGGGCGACCGCGACCCTGATCGACGTTGTCATCAACGGTCGTGACCAGATCCGTTCGGGACCAGACCTGTCTCGGACCGTCGGCTGGCTCGCGGAGTACGTCTCCACGTTCTTCGACTTGGGGGACGCGGTCTCGCCACCGCGCGTCCTCTCCGCCACCGCGCGGTCGCTGGCCGACATCCCCGGCTCTCGACTGATCGGACGGTGGGCGCGGGACCACTATCCCGACCCGGCCGTCAGGTCGGAGTTGCGGGACATGCCGGAACCGGCCGTGTCCCTCAACCTGCGGCTGGTCGACGATGCCGGTACATGCGCCAGTGTGCTGCGGCTCGCCGACGTAGACCTCGGTATAGGGCTGTCCGGCGGAGAGCGGCAACCGTACATGCTCAAGGTCGTGTGCGACCTGTCCGGCGAAGTGCTGTCCACTCAGTTCCGCTACCACCCCGGAGAACTGGCGACGCCCGTGGTGCAGCTGCTCGTCGAGGAGTACGAACGAATGATCTCGTTCGTACTCGACCAAGATCCGGCCGAGGAGCACGAGCCGGGGCAGCAGAGTGGGTGCTTCCCCCTCATTGCTACAGAAGCGGACACAAATGATGATTTTTGA
- a CDS encoding HAD family hydrolase, with amino-acid sequence MMIFDVDGYLFDLDGTLVDSVFQHAVGWKVALDSVGISVPTWRVRQCVGLGAADFLRRVSTRPVDPDELSQLRAIKAAVFAQMSASVGPFDRAVELLATLRARRMPWAVATSGERSTAGPLLERLAIAPSDVVVTLSEVGRAKPWPDLFLAAAESLSVDVRRTAVVGDSVWDMQAATAAGAVGVGVRSGGADTAELMEAGAVAVFDDVAALLDRLLKQ; translated from the coding sequence ATGATGATTTTTGACGTCGACGGGTATCTGTTCGATCTGGATGGGACGCTCGTCGACAGCGTCTTTCAGCACGCGGTGGGATGGAAGGTCGCGCTGGACAGTGTCGGGATCAGCGTGCCGACCTGGCGGGTACGGCAGTGCGTCGGGCTCGGCGCTGCCGATTTCCTCAGGCGGGTGTCGACCCGGCCCGTTGACCCCGACGAACTGAGCCAGCTTCGCGCCATTAAGGCGGCGGTGTTCGCGCAGATGAGCGCTAGTGTCGGACCGTTTGACCGCGCCGTTGAGCTGCTCGCCACGCTGCGCGCACGGCGGATGCCGTGGGCGGTGGCGACCAGCGGGGAGCGGTCGACGGCGGGGCCGTTGCTGGAGCGGCTCGCCATTGCCCCGTCCGACGTGGTGGTCACTCTCTCCGAGGTCGGCCGGGCCAAGCCGTGGCCGGACCTCTTCCTGGCTGCCGCGGAGAGCTTGTCGGTGGACGTGCGGCGGACCGCCGTGGTCGGCGACAGCGTGTGGGACATGCAGGCGGCGACTGCGGCCGGAGCAGTCGGGGTCGGCGTGCGGTCCGGCGGGGCGGACACTGCCGAGCTAATGGAGGCTGGCGCGGTGGCGGTATTCGACGATGTTGCGGCTCTGCTCGACCGGCTGCTGAAGCAGTGA
- a CDS encoding phosphotransferase enzyme family protein, giving the protein MRSTAASPDNLRSQEAERIAAALDARVLPAFGMYDGTLSLLKNSENLTFRWVGRVAGRGTLNRVVRVGRPDYHDLDSVRSELALLDVLASRLPAATPVPVPRLDGDPLAALPPSDGADVRPIAVFEWVDGHPGSTGARQSWTSLHQLGVVVAALHNLGPEAAGLGLSRPKWDWEALVGTGMWRTGDRTWSKWGASAGAGWIAALENVAPVDRRCLDEMAARTRDAMAQLNSEDGNWGLIHGDLNPSNVLTTDDGVGLIDFDDCGWGLHVYDLAVALLWPYLNGSGKAARDALLAGYRTVRPLPASAEASLELMVAARSLALVRYFSGRTDSPRLRAWAPTFLPRAYELLHTIERHTR; this is encoded by the coding sequence ATGCGATCGACCGCGGCATCGCCGGACAATCTGCGCTCACAGGAAGCGGAGCGGATCGCGGCCGCTCTCGACGCCCGTGTACTGCCGGCCTTCGGCATGTATGACGGTACGCTGAGCCTGCTAAAGAACTCGGAAAACCTCACCTTTCGCTGGGTGGGCAGGGTGGCCGGCCGGGGAACGCTGAACCGCGTGGTCCGAGTGGGCCGGCCCGACTACCACGACCTGGACTCCGTGCGGTCGGAGCTGGCACTGCTGGACGTCCTCGCCAGCCGGCTGCCGGCCGCGACGCCAGTACCTGTGCCTCGCCTCGATGGCGATCCGCTTGCTGCGCTGCCTCCATCCGACGGGGCGGACGTACGGCCGATCGCCGTGTTCGAGTGGGTCGACGGGCATCCCGGTTCGACGGGTGCCCGGCAGTCCTGGACAAGCTTGCACCAGCTGGGCGTGGTAGTCGCTGCTCTGCACAACCTGGGACCGGAGGCGGCCGGACTTGGTCTGTCCCGCCCAAAGTGGGACTGGGAGGCGCTGGTCGGGACGGGGATGTGGCGCACGGGCGACCGGACCTGGAGCAAGTGGGGTGCCAGTGCGGGCGCTGGGTGGATCGCTGCGCTCGAAAACGTCGCCCCCGTCGACCGACGGTGTCTGGACGAGATGGCTGCGCGCACACGTGACGCGATGGCGCAGCTGAATAGCGAGGACGGTAACTGGGGTCTGATCCACGGCGACCTCAACCCCAGCAACGTCCTGACGACCGACGACGGCGTCGGCCTGATCGACTTCGATGACTGTGGGTGGGGCCTGCACGTGTACGACCTAGCGGTCGCGCTTCTCTGGCCGTATCTAAACGGCTCCGGGAAGGCGGCGCGGGACGCCCTGCTGGCCGGTTACAGGACAGTGCGCCCCCTGCCCGCATCGGCGGAGGCGTCGCTGGAACTGATGGTGGCAGCCCGGTCATTGGCCCTGGTCAGGTACTTCAGCGGACGGACCGACAGCCCGCGTCTGCGGGCCTGGGCGCCGACCTTCCTTCCTCGGGCGTACGAGCTGCTCCACACCATCGAGCGGCACACCCGGTAG
- the asnB gene encoding asparagine synthase (glutamine-hydrolyzing), translating into MCGIAGVTSFNGAVQMQPVLRKMADLISHRGPDGCGLVTFDGDEVRRGASAEDGRPAHAGLAHRLLSIVGEPSDGLQPVATDDGHLWMVFNGEIHNYVELRDELRGRGYDFHTDTDTEVVLHAYREWGERCFSRLNGMWSLAVYDRSTRVLTLARDRLGIKPLFYVRTARSFVFGSEIKVLAGHPEVELRPNQQMLYRYLAHNYRWVHEEEESFYEGIRQVRPGHVYRLNANGQLTASSYWHLDPSNVWTPADEREATERLRELLLDAVRIRMRASTDVAVLLSGGVDSASVTAAAGRASHAGLATFSARFRTGSDEGPYIAETRRALPGRHVDVAIGPDDFLPTLQRIVAAHDVPLFTQTWYAHWRLMSAVASEGFRVVLTGHGGDELFAGYAHHDAYHAAERSGRAGELVSSGALAALAGPIVTDADPVVQYFSDGTGAAIATRVRPARYADVLGRDFSATGRSGIARVNVFRDRGYLAAKLYQELAYETIPIVLCPEDRSSMAFSVETRPPFLDHRIVELAFALPDEYKLRHGVRKWVLRESMRGLVPDAVLDRADKQGINVPTATWFRTDVHDDIRDVLASALIVEQGIVEREPILRYLEEHRRGEGNHYLGIWQWLNVELWLRSLAGAA; encoded by the coding sequence GTGTGTGGAATCGCAGGTGTGACCAGCTTCAACGGTGCTGTCCAGATGCAGCCGGTCCTGCGCAAGATGGCCGACCTGATAAGCCACCGCGGCCCGGACGGATGCGGCTTGGTCACATTCGACGGCGACGAGGTTCGTCGTGGCGCTTCGGCCGAGGACGGCCGGCCGGCGCACGCGGGGTTGGCGCACCGGCTGTTGTCCATCGTCGGTGAGCCGTCCGATGGTCTACAGCCGGTCGCCACCGACGACGGCCACCTCTGGATGGTTTTCAACGGTGAGATCCACAACTACGTGGAGCTTCGTGATGAGCTGCGCGGGCGAGGCTATGATTTCCACACGGACACTGACACCGAGGTCGTGCTGCATGCCTACCGCGAGTGGGGCGAGAGGTGCTTCTCTCGCCTCAACGGCATGTGGAGCCTGGCGGTCTACGACCGCAGCACACGAGTGCTCACCCTCGCCCGTGACCGTCTCGGCATCAAGCCCCTGTTCTACGTCCGTACCGCGCGTTCGTTCGTGTTCGGCTCGGAAATCAAGGTCCTCGCTGGACATCCCGAGGTGGAGCTGCGTCCCAACCAGCAGATGCTGTACCGCTACCTCGCACACAACTACCGCTGGGTGCACGAGGAGGAGGAGAGCTTCTACGAGGGCATTCGGCAGGTCCGGCCCGGGCACGTGTACCGGCTGAACGCAAACGGTCAGCTGACCGCGTCGAGTTACTGGCACCTAGATCCGAGCAACGTCTGGACGCCGGCCGACGAGCGGGAGGCAACGGAACGGTTACGGGAGCTGCTGCTCGACGCGGTGAGGATCCGAATGCGGGCCTCGACCGACGTTGCCGTGTTGCTCAGCGGAGGGGTCGATTCAGCGTCGGTAACCGCCGCGGCGGGCCGAGCTTCGCATGCCGGTTTGGCCACCTTCTCCGCCCGGTTCCGCACCGGCTCTGACGAGGGGCCCTACATCGCCGAGACACGTCGGGCGCTTCCCGGCCGTCACGTCGACGTGGCGATCGGGCCGGATGACTTCCTGCCCACGCTGCAGCGGATCGTGGCCGCCCACGACGTCCCGCTGTTCACCCAGACCTGGTATGCGCACTGGCGTCTCATGTCCGCGGTGGCGTCGGAGGGCTTCCGCGTCGTGCTCACCGGGCACGGCGGGGACGAGTTGTTCGCCGGGTACGCCCACCACGACGCTTACCACGCAGCCGAACGGTCGGGTCGGGCGGGGGAGCTGGTGTCATCGGGTGCCCTCGCCGCCCTAGCCGGCCCCATCGTGACCGACGCTGACCCCGTGGTGCAGTACTTCTCCGATGGCACCGGTGCGGCGATCGCGACCAGGGTGCGCCCCGCGCGGTACGCGGACGTTCTCGGCCGTGACTTCTCCGCGACCGGTCGCTCCGGCATCGCCCGCGTCAATGTCTTCCGCGATCGCGGCTACCTGGCGGCGAAGCTCTACCAAGAGCTGGCGTACGAGACGATTCCGATCGTGCTGTGCCCGGAGGACAGGAGCAGCATGGCCTTCAGCGTGGAAACACGTCCACCCTTCCTGGACCACCGCATCGTCGAGCTGGCCTTCGCGCTGCCCGACGAGTACAAGCTGCGCCACGGAGTGCGTAAGTGGGTGCTACGGGAGAGTATGCGCGGACTCGTTCCGGACGCGGTTCTCGACCGTGCCGACAAGCAGGGGATCAATGTGCCCACTGCGACGTGGTTCCGGACGGACGTTCACGACGACATCCGCGATGTGCTCGCGTCGGCGTTGATCGTCGAGCAGGGCATCGTCGAACGCGAGCCGATCCTGCGGTACCTGGAGGAGCACCGTCGAGGTGAGGGCAACCATTACCTCGGCATCTGGCAATGGCTCAACGTCGAGTTGTGGCTGCGCAGCCTCGCCGGCGCCGCCTGA
- a CDS encoding major facilitator superfamily protein: protein MITAARPRLRRLLPTSAPARVLVVTTVVNTIGNGLWVTISMLYLTRVVDLGATPVGLGLTVAAAVSFAASTPMGYMADRYGRRRLELASYLGLGAACGRHAGFRWALSWRAPRSL from the coding sequence ATGATCACCGCCGCGCGCCCTCGCCTGCGTCGGCTGTTGCCGACGTCCGCCCCTGCTCGAGTGCTGGTGGTCACGACCGTGGTCAACACGATCGGCAACGGGCTCTGGGTCACCATCAGCATGCTGTATCTGACGCGGGTCGTAGACCTCGGCGCCACGCCGGTCGGTCTCGGGCTCACAGTCGCGGCGGCCGTCAGCTTCGCGGCGAGCACCCCCATGGGCTATATGGCGGACCGTTACGGCCGGCGCCGCTTGGAGCTCGCCTCCTACCTCGGCCTGGGGGCTGCTTGCGGCAGGCATGCTGGTTTTCGCTGGGCACTGTCATGGCGGGCACCGCGATCACTGTAG
- the galE gene encoding UDP-glucose 4-epimerase GalE — MKILVTGGAGYIGSVVAHSLLASGHEVVIVDDLSTGYADNLPTGVKFHEISIHDVDQAFTQRDGFDGIVHLAGKIEVGESVVRPELYWQTNIVGTLNLLDFARRARISRFVFSSTCSMYDSSGMAPLTETTAVRPASPYAHSKHMVDTVLESEARAHGLAAVSLRYANAAGAVDRLGERHEPESHLIPIVLQVAAGRRPHLMLYGTDYPTPDGTCVRDYIHVSDLAAAHLLALQHAVPYQHEIYNLGNGNGFSNLEVIETARAVTGHPIPVHVADRRAGDAVVSVASSEKARTRLGWVPARPELADIIGDAWAFAKSHEIEERS; from the coding sequence TTGAAGATCCTCGTCACTGGCGGCGCCGGTTACATCGGCAGTGTGGTGGCCCATAGCTTGTTGGCCTCAGGGCACGAGGTCGTGATCGTCGATGACCTGTCGACGGGCTACGCGGACAACCTTCCTACCGGGGTGAAATTCCACGAGATATCGATCCACGATGTCGACCAGGCCTTCACCCAGCGTGACGGCTTCGACGGGATCGTTCACCTTGCCGGCAAGATCGAGGTCGGCGAATCCGTGGTGCGGCCCGAACTGTACTGGCAGACCAACATCGTCGGAACGTTGAACCTGCTTGACTTCGCACGCCGGGCCCGCATCTCCCGTTTCGTATTCTCCTCCACCTGCTCGATGTACGACTCCTCGGGCATGGCACCGTTGACCGAGACGACGGCCGTCCGCCCGGCGAGCCCGTACGCCCACAGCAAGCACATGGTCGACACGGTTCTCGAGAGCGAGGCACGGGCTCACGGCCTGGCTGCGGTCAGCCTCCGGTATGCCAACGCCGCTGGCGCAGTTGACCGGCTTGGCGAGCGCCACGAGCCGGAGAGCCACCTGATCCCGATCGTCCTCCAAGTGGCCGCCGGCCGCCGTCCGCACCTCATGTTGTACGGGACCGACTACCCGACGCCGGACGGCACCTGCGTTCGAGACTACATTCACGTCAGCGACCTGGCCGCGGCACACCTGCTCGCCCTCCAGCACGCCGTGCCGTACCAGCATGAGATCTACAATCTCGGTAACGGCAACGGCTTCAGCAACCTGGAGGTCATCGAAACCGCCCGCGCGGTCACCGGACATCCGATCCCTGTGCATGTGGCAGACCGGCGGGCGGGGGACGCGGTCGTCAGCGTCGCGTCGAGCGAGAAGGCCCGGACCCGCCTCGGCTGGGTTCCCGCTCGTCCCGAGCTGGCAGACATCATCGGGGACGCGTGGGCCTTCGCGAAGAGTCACGAGATCGAAGAGAGATCATGA
- a CDS encoding nucleotide pyrophosphohydrolase, with protein sequence MDLDALRVRAAAIAELYDRHNIAAGREPWRSSDLALGFVGDVGDLAKLVLAVDGRRETTDAHQRLGHELADCLWSVLVLADRYRVDLATEFARLTAAIEQQIGAGDVCETR encoded by the coding sequence ATGGACCTTGACGCCTTGCGGGTGAGAGCAGCTGCTATCGCTGAGCTCTATGACCGTCACAACATTGCCGCTGGTCGCGAGCCTTGGAGATCCAGCGATCTGGCCTTGGGGTTCGTCGGTGACGTAGGAGATCTAGCGAAGCTGGTGCTGGCGGTGGACGGGCGTCGGGAGACAACCGATGCTCACCAGCGCCTTGGCCATGAACTGGCGGACTGCCTTTGGTCGGTTCTGGTTCTCGCTGATCGATACCGGGTCGACCTGGCTACGGAGTTTGCACGCCTGACCGCGGCGATCGAGCAGCAAATCGGAGCAGGAGACGTTTGCGAAACAAGATAG
- a CDS encoding IS3 family transposase, which translates to MSEAFDKLVPLLGVAGACRLTGRSRATHYRRQQPPVVSRPLRPKTPPPSTLTPAERQQVLDVLHRDEYAEMSVAQVWARELDQGMYWCSQSTMYRILRQAGESRERRRQATHPPRTIPQLAATGPSQVWSWDITRLKTTVRGVFYHLYVIIDVYSRYVVGWHVATGEDSMLAREVIDDAITRNQARPEILHADRGSSMTSKPVAELLADLDVTRSYSRPRVSNDNPYSEAQFKTLKYCPAFPDRFASLHHAREFCTEFFTYYNHEHRHSGIGLHTPASVHYGTASDVHDQRQRILDAAWRAHPDRFTRRPRPPALPDTVWINKPTAQPTELQNT; encoded by the coding sequence CTGAGTGAGGCGTTCGACAAGTTGGTGCCGCTGCTGGGTGTGGCCGGGGCGTGTCGGTTGACCGGCCGGTCCCGCGCCACGCACTACCGGCGTCAGCAGCCGCCCGTGGTGTCCCGACCACTGCGGCCGAAAACACCGCCGCCGTCGACGCTGACCCCAGCCGAACGCCAGCAGGTGCTGGATGTGTTGCACCGGGATGAGTACGCGGAGATGTCCGTGGCGCAGGTATGGGCCCGTGAACTCGACCAGGGTATGTACTGGTGCTCGCAGTCCACGATGTACCGGATCCTGCGCCAGGCGGGCGAGAGCCGGGAACGCCGCAGGCAGGCCACCCACCCGCCACGCACGATTCCGCAGCTGGCCGCGACCGGGCCGTCGCAGGTGTGGTCGTGGGACATCACCCGCCTGAAAACCACGGTGCGGGGCGTGTTCTACCACCTGTACGTGATCATCGACGTGTACTCCCGGTACGTCGTCGGCTGGCACGTCGCCACCGGCGAGGACTCGATGCTCGCCCGCGAGGTGATCGATGACGCCATCACCCGCAACCAGGCCCGACCCGAAATCTTGCACGCCGACCGCGGCTCGTCGATGACCTCCAAACCCGTCGCCGAACTCCTCGCCGACCTGGACGTCACCCGCTCGTACTCCCGGCCCCGGGTGTCAAACGACAATCCGTACTCCGAAGCACAGTTCAAGACGTTGAAGTACTGCCCCGCGTTCCCCGACCGGTTCGCCTCCCTGCACCATGCCCGCGAGTTCTGCACCGAGTTCTTCACCTACTACAACCACGAGCACCGCCACTCAGGTATCGGTCTGCACACCCCCGCCTCGGTGCACTACGGCACCGCCAGCGACGTGCACGACCAGCGGCAACGCATTCTCGACGCCGCTTGGCGGGCCCACCCCGACCGGTTCACCCGCCGCCCCCGACCCCCAGCCCTGCCCGACACCGTCTGGATCAACAAACCCACAGCTCAACCCACCGAACTACAGAACACCTGA